A stretch of Vicinamibacteria bacterium DNA encodes these proteins:
- the yihA gene encoding ribosome biogenesis GTP-binding protein YihA/YsxC, translating to MKLPTVTFFGSAASPEQFPRDGLPEVAFLGRSNVGKSSLLNALAGVKGLARVSSSPGRTRLVNFFRLGNDLYLADLPGYGYARVGEAMRRGWEGLVNSYLGGRDALALCVFLVDARHDPTESDETLAAYLDHHRLPYVLAATKADHLGRGEVLRRRAALERGLGRKARAVLAVSATTGSGVNELWRTIRASVASRGES from the coding sequence TTGAAATTACCGACCGTGACCTTTTTCGGGAGCGCGGCCTCCCCCGAACAGTTCCCGCGCGACGGCCTGCCCGAGGTGGCCTTCCTGGGCCGGTCCAACGTGGGCAAGAGCAGCCTGCTCAACGCGTTGGCGGGGGTGAAGGGCCTGGCCCGGGTGTCCTCCTCGCCGGGCCGCACGAGGCTCGTGAACTTCTTCCGCCTGGGGAACGATCTCTACCTGGCCGACCTCCCGGGCTACGGTTACGCGCGGGTGGGAGAGGCGATGCGTCGGGGCTGGGAGGGGCTGGTCAACTCCTACCTGGGGGGGCGGGACGCTCTCGCCCTATGCGTGTTCCTGGTGGACGCCCGGCATGACCCCACCGAGAGCGACGAGACGCTGGCGGCCTACTTGGATCATCACCGCCTCCCGTACGTTCTGGCTGCCACCAAGGCCGACCATCTGGGCCGAGGGGAAGTCCTAAGGCGGCGGGCGGCGTTGGAGCGGGGGCTGGGACGCAAGGCCCGCGCGGTCCTGGCGGTGAGCGCCACCACCGGGAGCGGCGTGAACGAGCTTTGGCGGACAATCCGTGCCTCGGTCGCGAGCCGGGGAGAGAGTTGA
- a CDS encoding efflux RND transporter periplasmic adaptor subunit — translation MKKSVTILALLLCLAAAGWLGFRLLPAGRSAGAATEAAPSSPRIPVMAELAEYTDVPVYLSGLGTVQAFNSVLIRSRVDGQILKMDFAEGQEVRAGDTIAEIDPRSYAAALAQAKATKVKDQAMLDNAQLDLKRYRGLVAQDSIPRQQLDTQGALAQQLQGTVDADQAQIDMAQVQLSYCSIRSPIDGRVGARLVDAGNIVHANDTTGIVSINQVRPIWVSFALPAASLAEVRARQRQGDVEVIAEGADGHELATGKLSVIDNQINATTATITYKATFQNADEGLWPGQFVNIRLLLQVRRHALTVPVTAVVRGPEGAYAFVVGADGVAEKRPIKLGFSNRTIAIIDSGLAAGDRVVTDGQYRIEAGSHVEVLAPPAASLATPQNAAAPEATQ, via the coding sequence ATGAAGAAGTCAGTCACGATCTTGGCGCTGCTGCTCTGCCTGGCGGCGGCCGGTTGGCTCGGGTTTCGCCTGCTTCCGGCTGGACGGAGCGCCGGTGCCGCGACGGAGGCGGCGCCATCCTCGCCCCGTATCCCCGTAATGGCCGAGCTTGCGGAATATACGGATGTGCCGGTCTATCTCTCGGGCTTGGGCACGGTGCAGGCCTTCAACAGCGTGCTGATCAGGAGCCGGGTCGACGGGCAGATCCTCAAGATGGATTTCGCCGAGGGCCAGGAAGTCCGCGCCGGAGACACCATCGCCGAGATCGATCCGCGCTCCTACGCCGCGGCGCTCGCGCAAGCGAAGGCGACGAAGGTCAAGGACCAGGCGATGCTCGACAATGCGCAGCTCGATCTCAAGCGCTACCGCGGCCTGGTCGCCCAGGATTCGATCCCCCGCCAGCAGCTCGATACCCAGGGGGCGCTTGCCCAGCAGCTTCAGGGCACCGTGGACGCCGATCAGGCGCAGATCGATATGGCGCAGGTGCAGCTCAGCTACTGCAGCATCCGCTCGCCGATCGACGGCCGCGTCGGCGCGCGCCTGGTCGATGCCGGCAATATCGTGCACGCAAACGACACGACCGGGATCGTCAGCATCAACCAGGTTCGCCCGATCTGGGTGAGCTTCGCGCTGCCCGCGGCCTCGCTCGCCGAGGTGCGCGCCCGGCAGCGGCAAGGCGACGTCGAGGTCATCGCCGAGGGCGCCGATGGGCACGAGCTCGCGACCGGCAAGCTCTCGGTGATCGACAACCAGATCAACGCGACCACGGCGACCATCACCTACAAGGCCACCTTCCAGAATGCCGACGAGGGGCTGTGGCCCGGTCAGTTCGTCAATATCCGGCTCCTGCTGCAAGTCAGGCGACACGCCCTCACCGTGCCCGTGACGGCCGTCGTGCGCGGCCCCGAGGGCGCCTATGCCTTCGTCGTGGGCGCCGACGGGGTGGCAGAGAAGCGGCCGATCAAACTCGGCTTCTCGAACAGGACGATCGCCATCATCGACAGCGGGCTCGCCGCCGGCGATCGGGTCGTCACCGACGGCCAATACCGGATCGAGGCCGGCAGCCACGTCGAGGTCCTGGCGCCGCCGGCCGCCTCGCTTGCCACGCCGCAGAACGCGGCGGCGCCGGAGGCGACGCAATGA
- the rho gene encoding transcription termination factor Rho, with protein MDLSDLKEMNIQALNAMARELNVEGAAGMKKHDLIFKILQTQTEKSGLLFAEGVLECLPDGYGFLRAPESNYLPGPDDIYVSPSQIRKFDLRTGDTVSGQVRPPKEGERYFALIKVEAINFEPPEAAKDKVLFDNLTPLYPSERLRLETTQDNLMARVLDMMTPIGKGQRGLIVAAPRTGKTMILQNLANSIAVNHPEVALIVLLIDERPEEVTDMQRSVKGEVISSTFDEPGTRHVQVAEMVIEKAKRLVEHKRDVVILLDSITRLARAYNAIVPPSGKVLSGGVDSNALQRPKRFFGAARNIEDGGSLTIIATALVETGSRMDDVIFEEFKGTGNMEIVLDRKMVDKRVFPAVDINRSGTRKEELLLSKEELNRVWILRKVLNPLSPVEAMELMLERLAKTKSNRDFLESMSSAG; from the coding sequence CTGGACCTCTCCGACCTCAAGGAGATGAACATCCAGGCCCTGAATGCCATGGCCCGCGAGCTCAATGTCGAGGGGGCGGCGGGGATGAAGAAGCACGACCTGATCTTCAAGATCCTCCAGACCCAGACCGAGAAGAGCGGCCTGCTCTTCGCGGAGGGGGTGCTGGAGTGCCTGCCCGACGGCTACGGCTTCCTGCGCGCCCCGGAGTCCAACTACCTTCCGGGACCGGACGACATCTACGTCTCCCCCTCCCAGATCCGCAAGTTCGACTTGCGCACGGGCGACACCGTGAGCGGGCAGGTGCGGCCGCCCAAGGAGGGGGAGCGGTACTTCGCCCTCATCAAGGTCGAGGCAATCAACTTCGAGCCCCCGGAAGCGGCCAAAGACAAGGTTCTCTTCGACAACCTGACCCCTCTTTATCCCAGCGAGCGGCTGCGCCTCGAGACCACGCAGGACAACCTGATGGCCCGGGTTCTGGACATGATGACGCCCATCGGGAAGGGCCAGCGCGGGCTCATCGTGGCCGCCCCCCGCACCGGCAAGACCATGATCCTGCAGAACCTGGCCAATTCCATCGCCGTGAACCATCCGGAGGTGGCGCTCATCGTTCTCCTCATCGACGAGCGGCCGGAAGAGGTCACGGACATGCAGCGCTCGGTCAAGGGCGAGGTCATCAGCTCCACCTTTGACGAGCCCGGCACCCGCCACGTGCAAGTGGCGGAGATGGTGATCGAGAAGGCCAAACGCCTGGTCGAGCACAAGCGGGACGTGGTGATCCTGCTCGACTCCATCACCCGCCTGGCCCGGGCCTACAACGCGATCGTCCCCCCCTCGGGCAAGGTCCTCTCCGGGGGCGTCGACAGCAACGCCCTCCAGCGTCCCAAGCGCTTCTTCGGGGCCGCCCGCAACATCGAGGACGGAGGGTCGCTCACCATCATCGCCACCGCCCTCGTGGAGACGGGCTCCCGCATGGACGACGTGATCTTCGAGGAGTTCAAGGGCACAGGCAACATGGAGATCGTCCTGGACCGGAAGATGGTGGACAAGCGGGTCTTCCCCGCCGTCGACATCAACCGCAGCGGCACCCGCAAGGAGGAGCTGCTCCTCTCCAAGGAGGAGCTCAACCGGGTCTGGATCCTGCGCAAGGTCCTGAACCCCCTCTCCCCCGTGGAAGCCATGGAGCTGATGCTCGAGCGCCTGGCCAAGACGAAGTCGAACCGCGACTTCCTGGAGTCGATGAGTTCGGCCGGCTAG
- a CDS encoding efflux RND transporter permease subunit: protein MNVSAPFILRPIATTLLMIGLGAIGLTAYALLPIAGVPQVDIPTIQVRAHLPGASAETMATSVATPLERQLALISGVTSLNSTSSLGQTSITVEFDLGRSVDGAAQDVQTAINAAGGQLPKNLPDPPTYEKINPADALLMSIAVTSKDLPISKVDDYVENYAALQISRIRGVGLVDFHGEQKPAVRVQVDPLAVASLGLSLEDIRAALGTATVNAPKGTLDGPKQSLTLDATDQLFDAASFNSVIVAYNKGAPVHVGDIGKAVDSVEDVRQAAWLGNQRAVIIDVHKQPGFNVNETVQLVKDALPGLQRAMPPSVRMQVLGDRTQTIRASVTGVQGTMAISIALVVLVVFLFLRHAAATLIPSATIPISLLCTCAVMYLVGYTVDNVSLMALTIAVGFIIDDGIVMVENVIRHVEAGKTPTEAALIGSREIGFTILSMTLSLVAVFIPLLLMGGLVGRLFREFAVTASVAILMSGVVSLTLTPMMCAQLLHPVGERPEGRLSAWLEAWFQRSLRFYARGLRWSLDHPRTILAIMAATLATTVYLYLVIPKGFFPQQDNGLIVGSTEAAQDISYAAMVERQRALAEIVMADPDVQTAYYWVGANPTVNSGRLMIDLKPIKDRTASATQVLARLRKKAAAVPGIALFGQARQDVQIGAKVSKTQYQYTLQDPDVAELFKWAPIVLARLSTLPELQDVTGDLQASAPRMMLKIDRDVLGRLGITPQSVDDTLYDAFGQRQVATIFTQLDEHHVILEVEPRYQEDSAALDRLYVRATSGQMVPLSALTRFESSVAPLTINHQDQFPSVTLSFNLSPGRSLGDAVTAIQGMERSLAGPAGLTSHFEGSAKVFESSLATQPYLIAAAILAVYIVLGILYESFIHPLTILSGLPSAGLGALLTLLLFGQELNIYAFVGVIMLVGIVKKNAIMMIDFALEAQRKEGKAPADAIYEGCLVRFRPIMMTTMAALMGTLPIALGVGAGAESRRALGLAVVGGLLVSQLLTLYITPVFYIYMESFSGWFRRVFLHRPQAMSPAA, encoded by the coding sequence ATGAACGTCTCGGCCCCGTTCATTCTGCGGCCGATCGCCACGACCCTGCTGATGATCGGTCTCGGCGCCATCGGCCTGACCGCCTATGCGCTGCTGCCGATCGCCGGCGTGCCGCAGGTCGATATTCCCACCATCCAGGTGAGGGCGCATCTGCCGGGCGCCAGCGCCGAGACGATGGCGACGTCGGTCGCGACGCCGCTCGAGCGGCAGCTGGCGCTGATCTCCGGCGTCACCTCGCTGAACTCGACCAGCTCGCTCGGTCAGACCTCCATCACCGTGGAGTTCGATCTCGGCCGCAGCGTCGACGGTGCTGCGCAGGACGTGCAGACCGCGATCAACGCCGCCGGCGGCCAGCTGCCGAAGAACCTGCCGGATCCGCCGACCTACGAGAAGATCAATCCGGCCGATGCGCTCTTGATGTCGATCGCGGTCACCTCGAAGGACCTGCCGATCTCCAAGGTGGACGATTACGTCGAGAATTATGCCGCGCTGCAGATCTCGCGCATCAGGGGCGTCGGACTCGTCGACTTCCACGGCGAGCAAAAGCCCGCGGTCCGGGTCCAGGTGGATCCGCTGGCGGTCGCGTCCCTGGGCCTCAGCCTCGAGGACATCCGCGCGGCGCTGGGAACCGCCACCGTCAACGCGCCCAAGGGCACGCTCGACGGGCCCAAGCAATCGCTGACGCTCGACGCGACCGATCAGCTGTTCGACGCCGCCTCCTTCAATTCGGTGATCGTCGCCTATAACAAGGGCGCGCCCGTGCATGTCGGCGATATCGGTAAGGCCGTCGACAGCGTCGAGGACGTCCGGCAGGCGGCCTGGCTCGGCAACCAGCGCGCCGTCATCATCGATGTGCACAAGCAGCCGGGATTCAACGTCAACGAGACGGTCCAGCTGGTGAAGGACGCGCTGCCGGGCCTGCAGCGGGCGATGCCGCCGTCGGTGAGGATGCAGGTCCTGGGCGACCGCACCCAGACGATCCGCGCGTCGGTGACGGGGGTGCAGGGCACGATGGCGATCAGCATCGCGCTGGTCGTCCTGGTGGTTTTCCTGTTCCTGCGTCATGCCGCGGCGACGCTGATCCCGAGCGCCACCATCCCGATCTCGCTGCTCTGCACCTGCGCCGTCATGTATCTCGTGGGCTACACCGTCGACAACGTGTCGCTGATGGCGCTCACCATCGCCGTCGGTTTCATCATCGACGACGGCATCGTCATGGTCGAGAACGTGATCCGCCATGTCGAAGCCGGGAAGACGCCGACCGAGGCGGCACTCATCGGCTCGCGCGAGATCGGCTTCACCATCCTCTCCATGACCCTCTCGCTGGTCGCGGTCTTCATCCCGCTGCTGCTGATGGGCGGGCTGGTGGGCCGGCTCTTCCGCGAGTTCGCGGTGACCGCGAGCGTGGCGATCCTGATGTCGGGCGTGGTGTCGCTGACGCTCACGCCGATGATGTGCGCCCAGCTGCTCCATCCCGTGGGCGAGCGCCCGGAGGGGCGCCTTTCGGCCTGGCTCGAGGCCTGGTTCCAGCGCTCGCTCCGCTTTTATGCCCGGGGGCTGCGCTGGTCGCTGGACCACCCGCGCACCATCCTCGCCATCATGGCGGCAACCCTCGCCACGACAGTCTATCTCTACCTCGTCATTCCCAAAGGCTTCTTCCCGCAGCAGGACAACGGCCTCATCGTCGGCAGCACCGAGGCGGCGCAGGACATCTCCTATGCCGCCATGGTCGAGCGCCAGCGCGCGCTCGCCGAGATCGTCATGGCCGATCCCGACGTGCAGACCGCCTACTATTGGGTCGGCGCCAATCCGACCGTCAACAGCGGCCGGCTCATGATCGACCTGAAGCCGATCAAGGACCGCACGGCGAGCGCCACCCAAGTGCTGGCGCGGCTGCGCAAGAAAGCCGCCGCCGTTCCCGGCATCGCGCTCTTCGGCCAGGCGCGCCAGGACGTGCAGATTGGCGCCAAGGTGAGCAAGACGCAATACCAGTACACGCTGCAGGATCCCGACGTCGCCGAGCTCTTCAAATGGGCGCCGATCGTGCTCGCGCGGCTCTCGACTCTGCCGGAATTGCAGGACGTGACCGGCGATCTGCAGGCCTCGGCGCCCCGCATGATGCTCAAGATCGATCGCGACGTGCTCGGCCGCCTCGGCATCACGCCGCAATCAGTCGACGACACGCTCTATGACGCCTTCGGCCAGCGCCAGGTCGCGACCATCTTCACCCAGCTCGACGAGCACCACGTGATCCTGGAGGTCGAGCCTCGCTACCAGGAGGATTCGGCGGCGCTCGATCGTCTCTATGTGCGCGCGACCTCCGGCCAGATGGTGCCGCTATCGGCCTTGACGCGCTTCGAGAGCTCGGTGGCGCCGCTCACCATCAATCACCAGGACCAGTTCCCCTCGGTGACGCTGTCCTTCAACTTGTCGCCGGGACGCTCGCTGGGCGATGCGGTGACGGCGATCCAGGGGATGGAGCGCTCGCTCGCGGGGCCGGCGGGGCTGACCTCGCATTTCGAGGGCTCGGCCAAGGTGTTCGAATCCTCGCTCGCGACCCAGCCTTATCTGATCGCGGCGGCGATCCTCGCCGTCTACATCGTGCTCGGGATCCTCTACGAGAGCTTCATCCATCCCCTGACCATCCTCTCCGGCCTCCCTTCCGCCGGGCTGGGCGCCCTCCTCACCCTGCTCCTCTTCGGCCAGGAGCTGAACATCTACGCCTTCGTGGGTGTGATCATGCTGGTGGGGATCGTGAAGAAGAACGCGATCATGATGATCGACTTCGCCCTGGAGGCGCAGCGGAAAGAGGGCAAGGCCCCCGCGGACGCCATCTACGAAGGGTGCCTGGTGCGGTTCCGCCCCATCATGATGACGACCATGGCCGCCCTCATGGGCACCCTGCCCATCGCGCTGGGGGTGGGAGCGGGCGCGGAGTCGCGGCGGGCGCTGGGCCTGGCCGTGGTGGGCGGCCTCCTCGTCTCCCAGCTCCTGACCCTCTACATCACGCCCGTCTTCTACATCTACATGGAGTCGTTCTCGGGCTGGTTCCGCAGGGTCTTCCTGCACCGGCCCCAGGCCATGAGCCCCGCCGCCTGA